The proteins below come from a single Aegilops tauschii subsp. strangulata cultivar AL8/78 chromosome 6, Aet v6.0, whole genome shotgun sequence genomic window:
- the LOC109770808 gene encoding peroxidase P7, translating into MAVSPSAARPRPILLLAASVVAVAVLARGARAQLSAGFYSASCPTVQGAVRQVMSQAVINDTRTGAAILRLFFHDCFVNGCDASLLLDDTATTPGEKSSGPNAGGSTVGFDVIDNIKTQVEAACPGTVSCADILALAARDSVNLLGGPSWAVPLGRRDATAPDPDGARTLPGPDLDLAALVSAFAAKGLTSRDLAALSGAHTVGMARCVQFRTHVYCDANVSPAFASQQRQLCPASGGDAGLAPLDPLTPNEFDNGYYRNLMSGAGLLRSDQELFNNGAVDSLVRLYSANPAAFSADFAASMINLGNVSPLTGSSGEIRLDCRKVNS; encoded by the exons ATGGCCGTCTCCCCTTCTGCGGCGAGGCCGAGACCAATCCTCCTCCTGGCGGCGTCGGTGGTCGCGGTGGCGGTGCTGGCGCGCGGCGCCCGCGCTCAGCTCTCCGCGGGGTTCTACTCGGCGAGCTGCCCAACCGTGCAGGGCGCCGTGCGCCAGGTCATGTCGCAGGCCGTCATCAACGACACCCGCACCGGCGCCGCCATCCTCCGCCTCTTCTTCCACGACTGCTTCGTCAAC GGCTGCGACGCCTCGCTGCTGCTCGACGACACGGCCACCACGCCCGGCGAGAAGAGCTCCGGCCCCAACGCCGGCGGCTCCACCGTCGGCTTCGACGTCATCGACAACATCAAGACGCAGGTCGAGGCCGCCTGCCCCGGCACCGTCTCCTGCGCCGACATCCTCGCCCTCGCCGCGCGCGACAGCGTCAACCTG CTGGGCGGGCCGAGCTGGGCGGTGCCCCTGGGGCGGCGCGACGCGACGGCCCCCGACCCGGACGGGGCGAGGACGCTGCCGGGCCCGGATCTGGACCTGGCCGCGCTGGTCTCCGCCTTCGCCGCCAAGGGGCTCACGTCGCGCGACCTGGCCGCGCTCTCGGGCGCGCACACGGTCGGCATGGCGCGCTGCGTGCAGTTCCGCACGCACGTCTACTGCGACGCCAACGTGAGCCCGGCCTTCGCGTCGCAGCAGCGGCAGCTCTGCCCGGCCTCCGGCGGCGACGCCGGCCTCGCGCCGCTCGACCCGCTCACCCCCAACGAGTTCGACAACGGCTACTACCGCAACCTCATGTCCGGCGCCGGGCTGCTGCGCTCCGACCAGGAGCTCTTCAACAACGGGGCCGTGGACTCCCTGGTGCGCCTCTACAGCGCCAACCCCGCCGCCTTCTCGGCCGACTTCGCCGCTTCCATGATCAACCTCGGGAACGTCAGCCCGCTCACCGGCTCCAGCGGGGAGATCAGGCTCGATTGCAGGAAAGTCAATTCTTGA